The proteins below come from a single Cylindrospermopsis raciborskii Cr2010 genomic window:
- a CDS encoding DUF1350 family protein: protein MEWKEIRGNWVIVPRHPVGIIHFLGGAFVASAPHLTYRWLLEQLANKGYVIIATPFVNGLDHQAIAQSVLLKFERTLERLHYYGELHKLYLPIYGVGHSMGCKLQLLIGSLFEVERAGNILISFNNYTAKDAIPLVEQLNSTLMSDLMIEFSPTPTETNQIIEESYQIRRNLLIKFHNDNLDQSAELTKILKNRFSQMVTVKTLSGNHTTPLGQDIKWQSGNSFTPLDAIAQWFKQEVYRDLHQLQKVMLFWLNPLESLSD from the coding sequence ATGGAATGGAAAGAAATAAGAGGTAATTGGGTAATTGTTCCCCGTCACCCCGTTGGAATCATTCATTTTTTGGGAGGTGCATTTGTCGCTAGTGCACCCCATTTGACCTACCGTTGGTTATTAGAGCAGCTTGCTAACAAAGGTTACGTCATAATTGCCACACCATTTGTCAATGGACTAGATCACCAGGCGATCGCCCAATCAGTTCTACTGAAATTTGAAAGGACTTTGGAACGTCTACATTATTATGGGGAATTACATAAACTATACTTACCAATTTATGGAGTTGGACACAGCATGGGTTGTAAGCTGCAATTATTGATTGGCAGTCTTTTTGAAGTAGAGCGAGCGGGTAATATTCTGATTTCCTTTAATAACTACACTGCTAAAGACGCTATTCCTCTAGTGGAGCAACTAAATTCTACCCTCATGAGTGATTTAATGATTGAATTTAGTCCCACACCCACAGAAACTAATCAAATTATCGAAGAATCCTATCAGATTAGACGCAACCTATTAATCAAATTCCACAATGACAATTTAGATCAATCAGCAGAGTTAACGAAAATTTTAAAAAACCGTTTTTCTCAAATGGTTACCGTAAAAACTCTCTCCGGAAACCACACAACTCCTTTAGGTCAAGACATTAAATGGCAATCAGGAAATTCCTTTACTCCCCTAGATGCTATAGCCCAGTGGTTTAAACAAGAGGTTTATAGAGATTTACACCAGCTGCAAAAAGTAATGCTATTCTGGCTTAACCCTCTAGAGTCTTTATCGGATTAA
- a CDS encoding metallophosphoesterase family protein, whose translation MSATNSRRIIIGDVHGHYQGLMILMEKIAPNSGDQVYFLGDLIDRGPQSAQVVKFVKENNYPCLLGNHEEMLLNVMIHHYTSNKAVQSWLYSGGQATMASYRSARIPQEDLDWFSSLPTYLDLGDILLAHAGVNPNKSLSEQTGGDLCWIREEFHSMETPYFTNKLIITGHTITFTLPGMRPGELAQGQGWLDIDTGVYHPRSGWLTGLDITNKLVYQVNVFKNTTRCLPLEKAVSRINPQEIKLSGRYKQVG comes from the coding sequence ATGAGCGCAACTAATTCACGGCGAATTATTATCGGGGATGTACACGGTCACTATCAAGGTCTAATGATCCTAATGGAAAAAATAGCACCTAACTCAGGGGATCAGGTATATTTCCTGGGAGACTTAATAGACCGAGGTCCACAAAGTGCTCAGGTGGTCAAGTTTGTTAAAGAAAATAATTATCCCTGTCTCCTAGGTAATCATGAGGAAATGCTTCTGAATGTGATGATTCATCATTACACATCAAATAAGGCTGTACAATCATGGTTATATAGCGGGGGACAAGCTACCATGGCCAGTTATAGATCCGCAAGAATACCTCAAGAAGATTTAGACTGGTTTAGCAGTTTACCTACATATCTTGATTTGGGAGATATTTTGTTAGCCCATGCGGGAGTCAATCCAAATAAGTCTTTATCTGAGCAAACAGGAGGAGATCTATGCTGGATTAGAGAGGAATTTCATAGCATGGAAACGCCCTACTTTACAAACAAACTAATTATTACGGGACACACAATCACCTTTACCTTGCCAGGAATGAGACCTGGAGAGTTAGCACAGGGTCAAGGGTGGCTAGATATTGACACTGGTGTATATCATCCCCGCAGTGGTTGGTTGACCGGACTGGATATAACTAACAAGTTGGTTTACCAGGTGAATGTTTTTAAAAACACCACTCGCTGTTTACCCCTGGAAAAAGCGGTAAGCAGAATCAATCCACAAGAAATTAAACTTAGTGGTCGCTACAAACAAGTTGGATAA
- a CDS encoding STAS domain-containing protein yields MSKQVQTLTLTKNLNSESALEFQRNIAKIVESKAEVVLIDCQHITFLDSRGLGYLVLAFKNLQKAGIKMVLCSLSEQVRMIFELTSIDEIFEIFANQDDFHRELVNKT; encoded by the coding sequence ATGAGTAAGCAAGTACAAACTCTCACCCTTACCAAAAATTTAAATTCTGAAAGTGCATTAGAATTTCAGAGAAATATTGCCAAAATTGTAGAGAGTAAAGCCGAAGTGGTTTTAATTGATTGTCAACATATTACTTTTCTAGACAGTCGTGGTTTAGGATATCTAGTGTTGGCTTTTAAAAATTTACAAAAAGCGGGCATTAAAATGGTACTCTGTTCCCTGAGTGAACAAGTAAGAATGATATTTGAATTAACCAGTATCGATGAGATATTTGAAATATTTGCTAACCAGGATGACTTTCATCGCGAATTGGTGAATAAGACCTAA
- the moaC gene encoding cyclic pyranopterin monophosphate synthase MoaC, with translation MQEFLPKSSDLSHLTTQGEVQMVDISGKIPTIREAIAMARVRMLPETLAVIEAGNAPKGDVLATARIAGIMAAKQTPNLIPLCHPLPLQKVTVEIRLDEQLPGYEIHATVKTKSETGVEMEALMAVSVAALTLYDMAKALEKSIQIQSIGLVSKTGGKSGSWQG, from the coding sequence ATGCAAGAGTTTTTGCCAAAATCTTCTGATCTTTCTCATCTCACCACCCAGGGAGAGGTGCAAATGGTTGATATATCAGGAAAAATCCCCACAATTAGGGAAGCGATCGCAATGGCCAGGGTGCGGATGTTACCAGAAACTCTGGCTGTGATTGAAGCGGGCAATGCACCAAAAGGGGATGTGTTAGCTACCGCTAGAATAGCTGGCATTATGGCTGCTAAACAGACCCCAAATTTAATTCCTCTTTGTCATCCTTTACCTTTGCAAAAGGTCACAGTGGAGATTAGACTAGATGAGCAACTACCCGGGTATGAAATTCATGCCACAGTTAAAACCAAGTCAGAAACCGGTGTAGAGATGGAAGCTCTTATGGCTGTTTCTGTAGCTGCTTTGACTTTATATGACATGGCTAAAGCTTTAGAAAAGTCTATTCAAATCCAATCTATAGGTTTAGTGAGTAAAACCGGTGGTAAATCAGGTTCTTGGCAAGGTTAA
- a CDS encoding succinate dehydrogenase/fumarate reductase flavoprotein subunit, translated as MIEHDVVIVGGGLAGCRAALEIARTDPSLKVALVAKTHPIRSHSVAAQGGMAASLKNVDTQDSWQAHAFDTVKGSDYLADQDAVAILTQEAPDVVIDLEHLGVLFSRLPDGRIAQRAFGGHSHNRTCYAADKTGHAILHELVSNLRRYGVQIYQEWYVTKLIMEDNEAKGLVMFHLLDSKIAVLRAKAIMFATGGYGRVYNTTSNDYASTGDGLAMTALAGLPLEDMEFVQFHPTGLYPVGVLISEAVRGEGAYLINAQGDRFMVNYAPSRMELAPRDITSRAIAYEIRAGRGASLDGTAGGPFVYLDLRHLGREKIMSRVPFCWEEAHRLVGVDAVTQPMPVRPTIHYCMGGIPVNTDGQVRCNSTELVEGFFAAGETACVSVHGANRLGSNSLLECVVYGRRTGAKLAEYVQNRKLPVIDEQNYIRATEEEIESLLAQPGKYRINQIREQLQDTMTDFCGVFRTAELMKEGLERIEEIEAKSCQIHLDDKGKCWNTELVEAMELKSLVVVGKTILASAFSRRESRGAHFREDFPSRDDHQFLKHSMAYYSPLNLRIEYMPVVVNMFEPQERKY; from the coding sequence ATGATAGAACATGATGTAGTTATTGTTGGTGGTGGTTTAGCTGGATGTCGAGCAGCATTAGAAATTGCCAGAACGGATCCTAGCTTAAAAGTAGCACTGGTGGCTAAAACCCATCCTATTCGTTCTCACTCGGTAGCTGCTCAGGGGGGAATGGCTGCTTCCCTGAAAAATGTGGATACTCAAGACAGTTGGCAAGCTCACGCTTTCGATACGGTTAAGGGTTCGGATTACTTAGCAGACCAGGATGCTGTGGCCATTCTCACTCAAGAAGCACCAGATGTGGTGATTGATTTAGAACATCTGGGAGTGTTATTTTCTCGTTTACCAGATGGGAGAATTGCTCAAAGGGCTTTTGGTGGACATTCTCATAATCGCACCTGTTACGCAGCTGATAAAACCGGTCACGCCATCCTCCATGAGTTGGTTAGTAATTTGCGCCGCTATGGGGTACAAATATATCAAGAGTGGTATGTGACTAAACTGATTATGGAAGATAATGAAGCCAAAGGTTTAGTTATGTTCCACTTACTAGATAGTAAAATTGCAGTTCTACGCGCCAAGGCAATTATGTTTGCTACTGGTGGCTATGGTCGTGTTTACAACACTACTTCAAATGATTATGCCTCTACGGGTGATGGTTTGGCAATGACCGCATTAGCTGGACTACCTTTGGAAGATATGGAGTTTGTCCAATTTCATCCCACTGGTCTATATCCAGTGGGAGTGCTGATCTCCGAAGCGGTTCGAGGAGAAGGTGCCTATTTAATTAATGCTCAAGGTGACCGTTTTATGGTGAACTATGCTCCTAGCCGCATGGAGCTGGCACCTCGTGATATTACATCCAGGGCGATCGCCTACGAAATTCGCGCAGGCAGAGGTGCTAGTTTAGACGGAACTGCTGGTGGACCCTTTGTTTATTTAGATTTACGACATCTAGGAAGGGAAAAAATCATGAGTAGAGTACCTTTTTGTTGGGAAGAGGCCCATAGGTTAGTGGGTGTGGATGCGGTCACCCAACCCATGCCAGTGCGTCCCACCATTCATTATTGTATGGGTGGTATTCCGGTGAACACCGATGGACAAGTACGTTGCAATAGCACTGAGTTAGTTGAGGGCTTTTTTGCCGCTGGAGAAACTGCCTGTGTATCTGTTCACGGTGCCAATCGTTTAGGTAGTAACTCGCTATTAGAATGTGTAGTTTATGGCAGACGCACCGGAGCGAAACTGGCGGAATATGTACAAAACCGTAAACTACCAGTTATAGATGAACAAAATTATATAAGAGCGACCGAGGAAGAGATTGAGAGTTTGTTAGCACAACCGGGAAAATATCGCATCAATCAAATTCGTGAACAACTTCAGGACACAATGACAGATTTTTGTGGAGTATTTAGAACCGCAGAACTAATGAAAGAAGGATTAGAAAGAATTGAAGAAATTGAAGCTAAGTCTTGTCAGATACACTTAGATGACAAGGGTAAGTGTTGGAATACGGAATTAGTAGAGGCTATGGAGTTAAAGAGCTTAGTGGTGGTTGGTAAAACCATATTAGCATCAGCATTTAGTCGTCGAGAAAGTAGAGGTGCCCATTTTAGAGAAGATTTTCCCAGTCGAGATGATCATCAATTTTTAAAGCATAGTATGGCTTACTACTCACCATTAAATCTTAGAATAGAGTATATGCCAGTAGTAGTAAACATGTTTGAGCCCCAGGAGAGGAAATATTAA
- a CDS encoding LmeA family phospholipid-binding protein: MLSGLAGLTDPKGSDWGERMLNTVASQTIRHLFTQSESVEVLVRCYPSSKLLQGSIDSFKMSGQGLVIRRDFAIEEMCFETDAVSIDFSSVLSGKLKLKQPTQAVAQVVLLESGINHAFKAELVKKRLINLSEPALMEISNGEPVSFPEIKIQLLPENRLHLIAKADINNGELVPLSMTISISIEKRRRVSFKDARFQLDEVPDQQREISQRLGAALVTILDGMVDLDRFDLDGVKMRLNRLETQGEKLIFSGYAEIDHIPQSGY; this comes from the coding sequence ATGTTAAGCGGACTTGCTGGTTTAACAGATCCCAAAGGTAGCGACTGGGGAGAGCGAATGCTCAATACAGTTGCCAGTCAAACGATTCGCCACTTATTTACCCAGAGCGAGTCAGTAGAAGTCCTTGTGCGTTGCTATCCTTCCAGCAAACTTTTGCAGGGGAGTATTGATAGCTTTAAGATGAGTGGACAGGGCCTAGTTATCCGTAGAGACTTCGCTATAGAGGAAATGTGTTTTGAAACCGATGCTGTGTCTATTGACTTTAGCTCGGTTTTAAGTGGCAAACTTAAGCTAAAACAACCCACACAAGCTGTGGCACAGGTAGTATTATTGGAATCAGGTATCAATCATGCTTTTAAGGCTGAATTGGTGAAAAAGCGTTTAATAAACCTTTCTGAACCAGCTTTAATGGAAATATCTAATGGTGAACCAGTTTCCTTTCCTGAAATTAAAATACAGTTATTACCTGAAAATCGCTTACATCTTATAGCTAAAGCTGACATTAACAATGGCGAACTTGTACCATTAAGTATGACAATTAGTATCAGTATTGAAAAACGAAGACGGGTTTCTTTCAAGGATGCCAGATTCCAATTAGATGAAGTACCAGATCAACAGCGAGAAATTTCTCAAAGATTAGGCGCAGCTCTGGTCACGATCTTAGATGGGATGGTAGACCTAGACCGTTTTGATTTAGATGGGGTAAAAATGCGGTTAAATCGTTTAGAAACCCAAGGTGAAAAGTTAATTTTTAGTGGATATGCGGAAATAGACCACATTCCCCAAAGTGGGTACTAA
- the glcD gene encoding glycolate oxidase subunit GlcD translates to MLNKTQDKKEIDWKPIIKEFIAVLGEKGVVQRKEELITYECDGLTSYRQRPAVAVLPRTTEQVAAVVKICNRYSIPFIARGSGTGLSGGALPLENSVLIVTSLMRQILKIDLENQRVIVQPGIINSWVTQAVSGAGFYFAPDPSSQIICSIGGNIAENSGGVHCLKYGVTTNHVLGLKIVLPDGSITDLGGQIPEMPGYDLTGVFVGSEGTLGIATEITLKILKTAESICVLLADFTSVEAAAASVSDIVSAGIIPGGMEMMDNISINAVEDVVATNCYPRDAAAILLVEVDGLAVEVNANKQKVTDICLKNGARNITAASDPETRLKLWKGRKAAFAAAGHISPDYYVQDGVIPRTQLPYVLTEIEALSQKYGYRIANVFHAGDGNLHPLILFDNSIPGELEKVEEVGGEILKLCVKVGGSISGEHGIGADKKCYMPDMFSDTDLETMQWVREVFNPQSLANPGKIFPTPRTCGEGAKASSSAQFSSQLSPHIERF, encoded by the coding sequence ATGCTGAATAAAACTCAAGATAAAAAAGAAATAGATTGGAAACCAATTATTAAAGAATTCATAGCCGTGCTAGGTGAAAAAGGTGTAGTTCAACGGAAAGAAGAACTAATAACCTACGAATGTGACGGTTTAACCAGTTATCGTCAAAGACCAGCGGTGGCAGTTTTACCCCGCACCACTGAACAAGTGGCAGCAGTAGTAAAGATTTGTAACCGGTATTCCATACCCTTTATTGCCAGAGGTTCGGGAACAGGGTTGTCTGGTGGGGCTTTGCCATTGGAGAATTCAGTATTAATTGTCACTTCTCTCATGCGGCAAATTCTCAAGATAGATTTAGAGAACCAACGTGTTATTGTCCAACCTGGAATTATCAACAGTTGGGTAACTCAGGCGGTTAGTGGTGCAGGTTTTTACTTTGCCCCGGATCCTTCGAGTCAAATTATCTGCTCTATTGGTGGTAATATTGCGGAAAATTCTGGAGGTGTACACTGTTTAAAATACGGTGTGACTACTAACCATGTGTTGGGTCTAAAAATAGTTCTTCCTGATGGGTCAATTACTGATCTTGGCGGACAGATTCCGGAAATGCCCGGTTACGATTTAACGGGAGTATTTGTGGGTTCAGAAGGAACTTTAGGCATTGCTACGGAAATTACCCTGAAAATCCTCAAAACTGCCGAATCAATTTGTGTATTACTAGCGGACTTCACCAGCGTAGAAGCTGCTGCAGCTAGTGTGTCTGATATAGTGAGTGCGGGTATAATTCCCGGTGGTATGGAAATGATGGATAACATTAGTATTAATGCTGTAGAAGATGTGGTAGCTACTAATTGCTACCCCCGCGATGCAGCGGCAATTTTATTAGTAGAGGTGGATGGATTAGCAGTAGAAGTTAATGCTAATAAACAAAAGGTGACAGATATTTGTTTAAAGAATGGAGCGCGTAATATCACAGCTGCATCGGACCCGGAAACGAGATTGAAATTGTGGAAAGGTAGAAAAGCTGCTTTTGCTGCAGCAGGTCATATCAGCCCAGATTATTACGTTCAAGACGGGGTTATTCCTCGCACCCAACTACCTTATGTTCTCACAGAAATTGAGGCTTTAAGCCAAAAATATGGTTATAGAATAGCCAATGTTTTTCATGCAGGAGATGGTAATTTACATCCTCTGATTTTATTTGATAATTCCATACCAGGAGAATTAGAAAAGGTGGAAGAAGTGGGAGGAGAAATTCTCAAGTTATGTGTGAAAGTTGGTGGTAGCATTTCTGGAGAACATGGTATAGGCGCTGACAAGAAGTGTTATATGCCAGATATGTTTAGTGATACGGATTTAGAAACTATGCAATGGGTAAGAGAGGTTTTTAACCCTCAGAGCCTAGCTAATCCAGGGAAAATTTTTCCCACACCGCGTACCTGTGGAGAAGGTGCAAAAGCATCTTCAAGTGCACAATTTTCTTCACAACTTTCACCTCATATAGAAAGGTTTTAA
- a CDS encoding PP2C family protein-serine/threonine phosphatase, whose product MFQILVIDDDSSIQILLKRILEKQHYQVITTSNGREGILQAVASPPALIICDWMMPELSGLEVCNFIKNHPNLSSTFFILLTSLDSVSDRVKGLDSGADDFISKPIEQNELQARVRAGLRLHQLNRDLQTQKLLLETELSEATDYVKSLLPLPINQPVNIDYMFLPSRKLGGDCFDYYWLDGDHLAIYLLDAVGHGLRATLPAISVLNLLRSRALKGVNYYQPSQVLSALNDAFQTDDKTEKYFTIWYGVYNHVNRQLTYASAGHPPAVLLSPKSLNVDITLLKTPGMPIGMFCQAKYVDEICQIGELSSLYIFSDGAYEITNFDGILWSLEEFIQLLVRSHNLPKSQLEYVIKYLVSLNSKEIFDDDLAIIQIKFD is encoded by the coding sequence ATGTTCCAAATTTTAGTAATTGATGATGATTCTTCAATCCAAATCCTTCTCAAAAGGATCTTAGAAAAACAGCATTATCAAGTTATCACAACCAGTAATGGGAGAGAGGGGATTTTGCAAGCTGTTGCTTCTCCTCCTGCTCTGATTATTTGTGATTGGATGATGCCTGAATTAAGTGGTTTAGAGGTCTGCAATTTTATTAAAAATCACCCAAATTTATCTAGTACATTTTTTATTTTATTAACATCCTTAGATTCAGTATCAGATCGGGTTAAGGGACTAGACTCGGGAGCAGATGATTTTATCTCCAAACCCATCGAACAAAATGAACTACAAGCTAGAGTTAGAGCTGGACTACGTCTACACCAGTTAAATCGAGATTTACAAACCCAAAAGCTATTGTTAGAAACCGAGCTGTCAGAAGCTACAGACTACGTCAAGTCCCTTTTACCACTACCTATTAATCAACCAGTGAATATTGATTATATGTTCTTACCTTCTCGAAAATTAGGAGGAGATTGTTTTGATTATTATTGGTTAGATGGTGATCACCTGGCAATTTATCTATTGGATGCTGTTGGTCATGGACTTAGGGCCACTCTCCCGGCAATTTCTGTGTTAAATTTACTTCGTTCTCGCGCACTTAAAGGAGTAAATTATTATCAACCTAGTCAGGTATTATCAGCTTTAAATGATGCTTTTCAAACTGATGATAAAACCGAGAAGTACTTCACAATTTGGTATGGTGTATATAACCATGTAAATCGACAATTAACCTATGCTAGTGCAGGACATCCACCAGCAGTTTTACTGTCACCAAAATCTCTTAATGTTGATATAACACTTCTCAAAACCCCGGGTATGCCCATTGGTATGTTTTGCCAAGCTAAATATGTGGATGAAATTTGTCAAATTGGAGAATTAAGTAGTCTTTATATTTTCAGTGATGGAGCTTATGAAATTACTAATTTTGATGGAATTCTTTGGAGTTTAGAGGAGTTTATTCAATTATTAGTTAGATCCCATAATCTACCTAAATCCCAACTTGAATATGTAATAAAATATTTGGTTAGTTTAAACTCCAAAGAAATTTTTGATGATGACCTAGCCATCATCCAGATTAAATTTGATTAG
- the cynS gene encoding cyanase, translated as MTVELPSFTAKLLAAKKAKGLSFADLERLIGRDEVWIASLFYGQNSTSVEEATKIADILGLGQDIVAALTSFPSKGLGPVVPTDPLIYRFYEIIQVYGYPIKEIIHEKFGDGIMSAIDFTLDIEKVEDEKGDRVKVTMNGKFLPYKKW; from the coding sequence ATGACAGTTGAATTGCCATCTTTCACAGCAAAACTACTAGCAGCTAAAAAAGCCAAGGGGTTGAGCTTTGCGGATCTAGAAAGGTTAATAGGAAGAGATGAGGTTTGGATTGCCTCTTTGTTTTATGGTCAAAACAGCACCAGTGTAGAAGAAGCAACCAAAATCGCCGATATTTTAGGTCTAGGTCAGGATATAGTCGCTGCTTTAACCTCTTTTCCTAGTAAAGGTTTAGGTCCTGTGGTTCCAACGGATCCTTTAATTTATCGCTTCTATGAAATTATTCAAGTCTATGGTTATCCTATAAAAGAAATAATTCATGAGAAGTTTGGTGATGGTATTATGAGCGCCATTGACTTTACCCTTGACATCGAGAAGGTAGAAGATGAGAAAGGTGACCGGGTAAAAGTGACCATGAATGGCAAATTCTTACCCTATAAAAAATGGTAG
- a CDS encoding glycoside hydrolase family 10 protein gives MISRLFNLFIAVGFLFSVIVFSVASNSVDLKTTNNPLLTEIRGVWLTNVASGVLFVPWGIERAINQLAELNFNTIYPVVWNRGYTFYQSQVAQSVTGDITEPFLNFMNGGNDVLKKIVTLGKKKNLTVIPWFEYGFMTPPNSNLARLHPEWLTNGRKGVNYVNANLREDIDSSSIFNQQLWLNPLHPQVQNFILDLILEVVKNYDVDGIQVDDHFGMPVQFGYDPFTVKLYQKEHLGKIPPSDPFNSEWMSWRANKITSLLTRIRGEVKKIKPQAKISVSPNSQDYAYKYYLQDWQNWVKKNLVDELVLQVYRDDNLSFIAEIQKPAVQSAVKKIPVSIGISSGTLTSPVNIHSVKQKVQIVRDSRFLGFSFFYWESLWGYISPESPQQRRRTFLKILEHPAVRPVFFRKIQ, from the coding sequence ATGATCAGTCGTTTGTTTAACCTGTTCATTGCTGTAGGGTTTTTATTCAGTGTTATTGTGTTTTCTGTTGCTTCTAATTCCGTTGATTTAAAAACAACAAATAATCCTCTATTAACAGAAATTAGAGGAGTTTGGTTAACCAATGTAGCCAGCGGGGTACTTTTTGTACCTTGGGGTATAGAACGAGCTATTAATCAATTAGCAGAACTCAATTTCAATACGATTTATCCTGTAGTTTGGAACAGAGGCTACACTTTCTACCAAAGTCAAGTTGCCCAATCGGTTACAGGTGATATTACCGAGCCATTCTTGAATTTTATGAATGGGGGAAATGATGTTTTGAAAAAAATAGTTACCTTGGGCAAAAAGAAAAATTTAACCGTGATTCCTTGGTTTGAATATGGGTTTATGACTCCACCTAATTCTAATTTAGCTAGACTGCATCCAGAATGGTTAACTAATGGTCGAAAAGGCGTAAATTATGTAAATGCCAATCTGCGGGAAGATATTGACAGTTCCAGCATTTTTAATCAACAACTATGGTTAAATCCTCTCCATCCTCAAGTGCAAAATTTCATTCTAGATTTAATTTTAGAAGTGGTTAAAAATTATGATGTAGATGGTATTCAAGTAGACGATCATTTTGGAATGCCTGTGCAATTTGGTTATGACCCATTTACAGTTAAGCTATACCAAAAGGAACATCTAGGCAAAATTCCTCCCTCAGACCCTTTCAATTCTGAGTGGATGAGTTGGCGGGCAAATAAAATCACTAGTTTACTGACAAGAATTCGTGGGGAAGTGAAGAAGATTAAGCCCCAAGCTAAAATATCTGTTTCACCTAATTCCCAGGATTATGCCTATAAATACTATCTACAAGACTGGCAAAATTGGGTCAAGAAAAATTTAGTCGATGAGTTGGTTTTGCAGGTCTATCGAGATGATAATCTATCTTTTATTGCCGAAATTCAAAAACCTGCAGTTCAATCAGCTGTGAAAAAAATTCCTGTCAGTATTGGTATTTCTTCAGGTACTCTAACCAGTCCTGTTAATATTCACAGTGTTAAACAAAAGGTGCAAATTGTACGAGATAGTCGGTTTTTGGGTTTTTCTTTTTTTTACTGGGAAAGTCTCTGGGGTTACATCTCCCCTGAATCACCTCAACAAAGACGCAGAACGTTTTTAAAAATCCTCGAACATCCAGCTGTTAGACCTGTTTTCTTTAGGAAAATACAATGA
- a CDS encoding RNA-binding S4 domain-containing protein → MIKLDQFLKFLGIVSTGGQAKIMIVNGEVKVNDMIETRRGRKLLVDDIVTVTGKTFKVGDIIS, encoded by the coding sequence ATGATTAAACTCGATCAGTTTTTAAAATTCTTAGGCATTGTCTCCACTGGTGGTCAAGCCAAAATTATGATTGTTAATGGTGAGGTGAAAGTTAATGATATGATTGAAACTCGAAGGGGGAGAAAATTACTAGTTGATGATATAGTAACTGTGACTGGGAAGACTTTTAAGGTAGGAGATATTATTTCCTAA
- a CDS encoding M48 family metallopeptidase: MNWNRFLPIYRLWQRRWVYPVISSIVALSLCLSTSLPSRAIDLLPLLLQGAQILQLSNLSTNQEVELGRQMNDQVGQEVRISRNQQLTNYVSQLGRRLVLNANRPNIPYTFQVVEDEQINAFATLGGFVYIHTGLLKAADNEAELASVIGHEMGHIEGKHLIEQMKQRAIASGVASITGLDRSQAVAIGVDLALNRPRSRKDEFDADARGLRILTRSGYSPTAAVSFMRKLQSQGSIPTFLSTHPATGDRINRLQQQINQFPQINSNGGLDSASYKSNLQVLFR; encoded by the coding sequence ATGAACTGGAATAGGTTTTTGCCAATTTACCGTTTATGGCAACGTCGCTGGGTCTACCCTGTAATTTCATCCATTGTTGCTCTAAGTCTGTGTTTGAGTACGTCCCTGCCCAGTCGCGCCATAGATTTATTACCTCTCTTACTTCAGGGTGCACAAATACTACAACTATCTAATTTATCCACTAATCAAGAAGTGGAACTGGGAAGACAGATGAATGACCAGGTAGGTCAAGAAGTACGAATTTCCCGTAATCAGCAACTAACTAACTATGTGTCTCAACTGGGTAGAAGGTTGGTACTTAATGCTAACCGCCCCAATATTCCCTATACCTTTCAAGTTGTGGAAGATGAACAAATTAATGCTTTTGCTACTTTAGGTGGTTTTGTTTATATTCATACTGGATTATTAAAAGCTGCTGATAATGAAGCCGAGTTAGCCAGTGTGATTGGACACGAAATGGGTCATATTGAGGGCAAACATTTAATCGAGCAAATGAAACAAAGGGCTATTGCTAGTGGTGTAGCTAGTATAACTGGTTTGGATCGTAGTCAAGCTGTAGCTATTGGCGTAGATCTAGCCTTAAATCGTCCTAGAAGTCGCAAGGATGAGTTTGATGCTGACGCTAGGGGATTAAGAATTTTAACACGGAGTGGCTACTCACCCACAGCAGCAGTTTCTTTCATGAGAAAACTTCAGTCACAGGGTTCCATACCAACTTTTTTGAGTACCCACCCTGCAACCGGGGACAGAATTAATCGGTTACAACAACAAATCAATCAATTTCCACAAATCAATTCTAATGGTGGATTAGACAGTGCTAGTTACAAAAGCAATCTGCAAGTACTATTCCGATAG